Sequence from the Acidobacteriota bacterium genome:
TGGGCGTACCGCGTCGTCGATACACTTGCGTTCGGCCTGCCGCAGCGACGTCAGCGCGTGATCCTTCTTGCGTCGCGCAGCGACGATCCTCGGGATGTCCTCTTCACCGACAACGAGACGCCTGTCGTCACGCCGTTCAGGATGGGACTCTGGTGCGGGTTCTACTGGACCGAGGGACTCAGAGGTCTCGGTTGGGCCGTTGATGCCGTGCCCACACTCAAGGGCGGGTCGACGATCGGGATTCCGTCGCCACCCGCCATCTGGAACTCGCGGACGGGCGCGATGTTCACTCCGGACATCCGCGATGCCGAGCGCCTGCAGGGCTTCGACGCCGATTGGACCGCGCCCGCGCTCGAGGCACCCGGCGTCCGACGCGGCCACCGTTGGAAACTCATCGGCAACGCCGTCAGCGTCCCCGTGGCCAAGTGGGTCGGTGAACGCCTGGCTTCGCCCGGGACGTTCGACGAGTCGCTCCTGATGGACCGTGTGCGCCCGGGTGTCTCATGGCCGCGTGCCGCATGCGGCGCCCCGAATCAGGACGCGTGCGCCGTGGACGTCTCCTCGTGGCCAGTGGCGCTCGCATCCGAACACCTCGCCACGTTTCTCGACTACCCGTGCGCGCCGCTGTCCCCTCGCGCGGCCTCGGGCTTCAAGAGCCGACTCGACGTGAGCGGACTCAAGTACCGTGCCGAGTTCGGGATCGCGCTCGCGCGCTACGTCGAACGTGTCACGCGACCGACGGCAGTGGCCTGACGTGATGGCGCGACGACCCAGCGGGACAGCGACTCCTGACGGAGCACGAATCATCGCCGAGGTCCTCGAGCGTGCGAGGCCGCGGCCTGAACGAAGCGACTCCGTCACGGAGAAGAAGAACTACGCGGTGAGATTCGCGGCGCTCATGGGCGACCAACTGGCCCACGATCTGAAACCGTACTTCCCCGGGATCTCCGCTACGACCAAACGAAGTGCCAGGGCAGCCACCGGCAGGAAGCAGTTGGACGTGAACTTCAGTACTCCTGAACTCGGCCTGGCACTGGGAATCTCCCTGAAGTCCGTCCACGTGCGCGACGTCGGTGCACCGCATCGCTATACGCACAACATGAAGCGCAACGAGGAAGAGTTGCGCGTCGAGGCGAGCGGCTACCACAAACGGCAGCCGTACGCCGTCATGATCGGCGTCATCTTCCTTCCGTTCGACAGCTGCACGGATGGCAGGACGGAGTCGTCCTCGTTCGGATCGTGGGTCCGCAAGCTCAGACCCTACCAGGGACGTCTGGAGCCCGAGGACGACATCGACAAGTTCGAGAAGATCTACATCGGTCTCTACGAGACAGACGGCAGTGACCTGCGCTTCTTCGACGTCGGTGATGCGCCGCCGAAGAACGGGCGCCCGCCCCTCTCGTCCGGTGAAATCGACTTCGACTCAACGGGCGGTGTGCTGCTCTCGTACACCGAGTTCCTTGGAGCTGCTCGCCACGCGTACCTGAGTCGGAACCAGGCTGAGTTCGTCTGGGCGGACGGGGAATTCGATCCACTGAACCCGGTGGCAGATGGTGAAGGCGACGAAGACGCCTGAAGCATCGAGTCAGGCGGTTCGAGATCGAATGCAGGGAACCAGGCGGCGAGACACCGCCTGCGAGCGGGCCATCAGGAGCGCTGTCCATCGAAGCGGACTCCGCTTTCGTGTCGACTGGACGATTCCAGGCACTCGGCGGCGAGCCGACCTCGCATTCGTCACACCACGCGTGCTGGTCTTCGTCGACGGCTGCTTCTGGCACGGATGTCCCGTGCACGCGACATGGCCGAAGGCCAACGCCGCCTGGTGGCGGCAGAAGATCGAATCCAACAGGCAACGCGACAGGGACGCATCACGGCGCCTGCAACTCGCCGGCTGGCGCGTGGTACGTGTGTGGGAGCATGAACCGCCCGATCGAGCCGCCCGGCGTATCGTGACGGTCGTCGAGCGGCGACGCCGTCAGTCGATCAGCCAGCGCACCTTGTAGAGACGCTCGCCTTCCAGGTGCACGTCGCCGTCTGGGTGACGGAAGCGGATGCGGCTGGTCCACCACTCGGGTCTGTCGGCCTGCGTGTAGGCCACGCGGCCTGACGAGGGGTGGACGACAGCGCTCTTCACGTCGTGGAGGTTGCCGAGATACGGGTCGCGCGTGAACTGCTTCGTGTCGCGATCGAAGCGCCAGACGCCTTCGTGCGTGGACACGATCAACTGCGCGGTGCCGGGAACGGCCGACAACTCGTGGCCGCCGACGTCCGGGAGCGAATACGTGGCGTCGAGGGCAAGCGCAGGTCGCGTGCCGTCCCAGTTCTCCAGCCGGTACGCGCGCAGCTGCTGCTCGCCCAGCGCCCAGAGCACGGCGCGCGACTCGTCCCAGACGGCACCGTGCCCCGAGTACAGCTCCGTGGCGAACAGTTCCCGTGCCGGCTCTCGCACGTCGAAGAGGGCCAGCTTGTTACCAGTGCCCTCGCGCACGCTGCACGCCAGGACGATGCGATCGCCGGGCAGCAGTTCGGCCGAATGCGTATTCCCGCACTCGCCCCACCACAGCGTCTTCCCTGTCGTCCTGTCCACCAGCGCGGCGCCGTCGCTCGACGCAGTGATCAGCATGCGGTTGCCCGCAACGGCCTTGCACTCGTCGGTCGTGCGGAACTTCGTGCGATACGCCTCCGGCAGGTCAGGCCGATCGACGGCTTTCCACGACCACGTCTTGCGCGGCATGGCAGACACGTCGAGCACGAAGACCTCGTCCCAGCCACACACGATGAGCGATTGCGCAGAAGCCGGCACCGCGCCGGCGACGAGCAGCCACACGAGAGCGACGAACGATGCACGCACCATGCGGCAACTCTACAGCAGCGCGGCGTCGACGCACGCGCGAGCGCCGGCTGGCGTCGGCCCGATCCGTGACGTACCATCGTGAAACGCGAACAGGTAGCCGCCGCGTGTCTCCCACGCGGCTTTCGACAGGAGTTGACCATGCGACGATCCGTGACGCTTGCCCTCGGCCTCGGTGTGGCCCTGCTCTTCTCGACGCACGCGACGGCACAGGAACAACAGGACGCCGATCGCAAGGTGGCCGGTGGCATCACCGCGCCGGGCTGGACCGGCAAGGAAGACGCCGGCAACAGGCAGGGCCTCACCGTGAAGGACTCGAAGTTCGCGGTGGAGGGGAACGGGTTCCGCCTGACCACGGGTCC
This genomic interval carries:
- the dcm gene encoding DNA (cytosine-5-)-methyltransferase; this encodes MATNSLTVAGLFAGIGGIELGLQQAGHHASLLCELDVGAHAVLAARFPKTKLTHDVRTIASVGAVDLLAAGFPCQDLSQAGRTAGIGGSNSGLVDHVFRLLDASRRTPRWLMLENVPFMLQLEKGRGMRHLVHELESRGFTWAYRVVDTLAFGLPQRRQRVILLASRSDDPRDVLFTDNETPVVTPFRMGLWCGFYWTEGLRGLGWAVDAVPTLKGGSTIGIPSPPAIWNSRTGAMFTPDIRDAERLQGFDADWTAPALEAPGVRRGHRWKLIGNAVSVPVAKWVGERLASPGTFDESLLMDRVRPGVSWPRAACGAPNQDACAVDVSSWPVALASEHLATFLDYPCAPLSPRAASGFKSRLDVSGLKYRAEFGIALARYVERVTRPTAVA
- the vsr gene encoding DNA mismatch endonuclease Vsr; the protein is MVKATKTPEASSQAVRDRMQGTRRRDTACERAIRSAVHRSGLRFRVDWTIPGTRRRADLAFVTPRVLVFVDGCFWHGCPVHATWPKANAAWWRQKIESNRQRDRDASRRLQLAGWRVVRVWEHEPPDRAARRIVTVVERRRRQSISQRTL